GCCGGGGAGGAGGCCTCGCCCTAAACCGGGCCTCCGGGACAAGGGCGTGGGGAGAGCGGGGTGCGGGAGAGAAGCCCTTCCGAGGCGGAAGGCCTGGAGGTGGGGAAGTCCCAGAGGAGGGAGACGGCGGAGGCGGGCCCACGGTGGCGGGGCCCAGAGAAGGCTACGGAATCTTAGCACCTCCGTCACTGGAAGCCACTAGAGCCCATGAGATCGAGATTTTAGATTTATCCTACTGGGCCCTGGGTCAGGAAAAAGGACCAAGGCCGAAGTTAGGAAGGAACCATGTCAATGGTGGGGACACTCCGGAGGCCGGAGGCCGGAGGCCAAGCGGACACCCTGGAGGCGGTGTCCTGACTAATCAAGAGAACACCTGGGCACAGGAAGGTCCCCGATCTGTGGTCCGCACAGGTCCTGAACTCCATCCCGGTGCTCCTGCACATCCCGGGGCTGGCTGGCAAGGTCTTCTCAGCACAGAAGGCCTTCATGACCCTGATAGATGAGCTAGTCCAGGAACACAGGACAAGCCGGGACCCAACCCAGCCACCCCGAGACCTGACTGACGCCTTCCTGGATGAGGTGGAAAAGGTGAGGTGTCCAGGAGGATGGTTGTGGGTTGAGGGCCCCATGAATCAAGACCCAggtgcgggggttgggggggggttggCTGTATTAGCCCGTTATCAGTCATTACTGCTGGCTGCGGGCTGGGAGACCATTTGGgggctccttccctctgccccagagCTCACCCTCTCGGCATGGCCCAGGCCAAGGGGAACCCCAAGAGCAGCTTCAATGACGAGAACCTGAGCATGGTGACATCCGACCTGTTCGCGGCCGGGATGGTGTCCACCTCCACCACGCTGACCTGGGCCCTGCTGCTCATGATCCTGCACCCGGACGTGCAGCGTGAGCCCACGCTGGGGGCCCGGTGGGCTGGacgagggaggagagggacaggctGGGGCCTCTTGAACATGAtttgcaaccccccccccccccgccccgccccaccgaATCCCGAGCAGAGGCTGGGCTCTGGTCGGAGGTAGGAGCTGCCTATTTGTGGGCACAGCCTTCCTCAGGAATCAGGTAGAGGTTGGGGCCCAGACCCCCGGGGTTCTGACTGCTGTGGGGGTGCCTGTCTGTCCAGGACGTGTCCAACAGGAAATCGATGAGGTGATAGGGCAGGCGCGGCAACCAGAGATGGGGGACCAGGCCCACATGCCCTTCACCATGGCCGTGGTCCATGAGGTGCAGCGTTATGGGGACATCGTGCCACTGGGTGTGCCCCACATGACGACCCGAGACATCGAAGTGCAGGGCTTCCTCATCCCCAAGGTAGGCATGCGAGGCTCCCCAGCGCGAGCTCAGCACCACCTCTGGCCTGGCAGCCCAAGCACGGCTGACATCCCAGGGAGGGGGGCGTCTGGATCCCCCAGTCCGCATTTCCCcagacagtgggggtgggggcgagagCCCCGGCAGGGCTGGCCCTGTCCCTTCAGAGCCCCCAGCCTCCTGGGGAAGACGAACTAAAATCTACCACAGGGTGTTGGAGGAGCCTGGGCTCAGGGACGGTGACAGTGTGGGCTCCCGTGGGTCATGAGACACTCAGCCCCGCCCTGGGCACAGAGAGGGTGCCGAGAAGCTTCTCGGGCCGAGGGGTTACTTGGAAGAGTCTGGGCGTGTGCCGGGCAGAGTGTGCGCCCATCCGTGTTTGGTGGCGGCGTCTGGGCTAGGGACGCCCAGATCCCACTCATGCCAGCTTCTCCTGCCAGGGGACAAGGCTTATCACCAACCTGTCGTCGGTGCTGAAGGACAAGGCGGCCTGGAAGAAGCCCTTCCGGTTCGACCCCGAGCACTTCCTGGACGCCGAGGGCCGATTCGTCAAGCAGGAGGCCTTCATGCCCTTCTCCGCAGGTGCCCGGGCTGCCCGACTCGCCAGCCCCTCCGGAGGGAGCCCGGGAGGGTGGGGCCCAGGCCCGCGAGCTCACGGCGCACCCCCGGACTCCCGCAGGCCGCCGCGTCTGCCTCGGGGAGCCCCTGGCCCGCATGgagctcttcctcttcttcacccGCCTCCTGCAGCGCTTCGACTTCTCGGTGCCCCCCGGGCAGCCCCGGCCCAGCGACCACGGCACCTTCTCCTTCCTGGTGACCCCCGCCCCCTACCAGCTCTGCGCTGTGCCTCGCTAGAGGGAGGCAGCTCCCCCACTGGCTCCTCAGCTGTGCCAATAAACCGGTTGGGTGGCTCCACCCTGGCTTCCGAGTCCCCTCCAGGGACCCCTgaccgccccgccccacccccagccgtgATGGGTCCTCAGCAGCCTCCCCAgggccagcccctgcccctgccccggcCTGAGCCATCCTGGCCTGAGCCATCCTGACCTTGCACGTGATCCCAATTGCGAGATGGGGATGCTGAGGGCCAGTAGATCACAGCTTACCCCTAGTTACCCACGGGGACCCAATCCTGGCGACTTGGGATAGGGACGATGTCTGTCCTTAGGTGTTGACTCATGCCAGGCAGAGATAGAACCGGCTGTGGAGAGCCCTCAGCCAGGCCCTGGTGGGGGTGGACAGGGCCCCACTCAGCCTGGACACCCACCTCTCAGGTCCAGCGCCACGTACCACCCCACGGCCCAGCAGCTCTGCCAGCagcaccagctttttttttttttttttttttaagattttatttatttatttgacagagatcacaagtaggcagagcaggggggaagcaggctcccggttgagcagagagcctgatgtagggctccatcctaggaccctgagatcatgacctgagccgaaggcaaaggcttaactcactgaaccacccaggcaccccagcaccaGCTCTCTTTCCCCTTCATCTACGACGACGCCCTCAAAGGTGGGGAAACCCAAGGATGGCCATGAAGGGGGGAGGGTACCAGGttaacacccagggctcagtccACTGGTGCCAGAACTTTCCCTGGGAACCCTTTGGCAGTCCGGGAATGAACCACCTCCCTAAGCCTTTCAGTCACCCCAAGCTAGGTGAGACACCTTTCCCAGCTCCTCAGGGACGCCTGCGTCTAGGCACCTGCCAAGAAGTTACCATTCGTGGCCAGGCTGGAGCAGAAGGAGGACACTCATCGGGGCTCCAACCTGGGGCACGGTCCTCTGAGTGGCTGAGTCAAGCAAGACTCTCAGGAGACTTGGCCAGGGGTAGGCAGTGAGACCTGGGGGCCCCAGGTACCCTAGGGACAGGGGTCAGCCTTGGACCCACGTGAGAGTGGAATGGCCAGAGGCATTGGTGGCCACGTGGAGACTTTGGAGGAGGACACCCTGGATTTCATTCTTGCTTTGCCAGGGTTCTCTGTGGCCCTGGGCCGGTTCCTGCCTGTCCTGGGCTTCTGGTTCCCCCTAACCCAACGGGATGATTACACCAGATTAGCTGCTGGGTCCGGTGGTCCTGCTCTGACTTCCAGGGCCGTGACCCTGTTAGCCTGGAGCCCCGGCCGAGAGCAGGACTGCTGTCCTCCCCCTGTGCCCACAACTGGCCAGTTCTGGACTGAGCGCCCGGGAGGCACCCACTTAGCCAGGTCCTGGGCAGACCGCCTGGTGCCTTCAGGGAACTGTTTGCGGACCGGAGAGGTCAGGGTGTCTCTTTCGCCAGAGGACACCCCTCCGCCCCATACCAACAGCACCCCTGACGGGGGCCCCCCAGCACCTTCCGAGTGTGGTCACGCCATGGAGCTCCCCAGCTCTCCACCCTAGGGGAACTTGCTCTGCCCCTTGGCATGGGGCCGGGAGCCTCTCCGCAGGACCAGCAGTTGTGGGGGCGGCTCAGAGGCAGCTCGTCTGGGCAGGGAGTGTGGACCAGGCCTTGCTGCGTTTAGACAAAGCCCCTGAAAGGAAGCGGCTGGGCCAGGAGAAGCAGCAAGTCTCCGGATTTATTGGACACTTGGTCACTCGTGGTTCTGCGTCTTCGGGATGTCAGGGGCTGGGAACCAGTCCAGCCAGAGCTTCTGCAGGAGCTGGGGGACCCAGCCCCCAGGCCTTTCCTCCTCGCTGTCCTCCTCAGATACTTCTACAAAGCACAAACGGGCATGCCCTGTGGGTCCCTTTGGGGCGGTGTGTCCCCAGGGCCGGGGCACCCTCTGACGCTGGGGGAACAGGCCGGCGCTGTTCTGGGCACCCAGGGCAAGAGGCCTCAGGTTCCTACTGAccgggaaggaggcaggaggcagcggAGACCTTCAGGCAGGACAGGGCATCTGGCTACCTGGGCCTCTTCCCTCCCCGCCTGGGTGCCGGGCTGGAGGCCTGAGAGAGGCCGGGCCCCCTGGCAGCTCTGCAGGGTCCCTGGGCAGCCCGGCGGGTCTGCCGTCTTACCCGGAGGGTGTGCCACGCTCTCCTGTCCGACGTCTCTGCTCACCTGGGAGGAAGGACGGGGCACATGGTGGGACGAGACAGGAGCCGCATCGCATAGCCGGGGAGGCCAGGGGAGGCGGGTCCGACCCACTCGCACCGGGGCTGCTGCTGCTCCGCCCCTTACGGCTCCTTCCTCCCTGGGCTGGCAGTGTGGGCAGCCATCTCCTTCCCCCACACggtcctcctcctcatccccccGCCCCAGCGCCTGGGGCGTCCCGGAAGGGCCCACGCTGGGGATGTTCCTGTGGAGGCACCAGGCTTCCTCACCTCCCAGCCTGGGGTCCCCGCCGCCTCTCGCTCCTTGGCCACAGGGCCCAGGCTGCCCGCTTCCTCCTCTGGGGGCCTCACCTCCCCCGCACGCTGAGACCAGAGCTCAGTCTCCTCCGTGGGGGCAGCACTGCTCAGTCCCCCCGTTGCCTTGGGGGTCCTGGcctgcagggaggtggggggggcacaCAGGCGGAAGGGCCCTCAGAGCGCCTCACCCTCCTGCCCCGTCCTCCGCACCTTCCCAGGGGAGCCCTTCCCTTCTCAGCAAGCTGcaagtttgggggggggggttgccacCATCCCTGGGACTCCCCCGCCACCAGCAGGGGTGTCTCGGGGTCCCACGGAGCTCTGACAGAAGGGAGCTCGCCTACCTCAGAGGCTTGCTTCTTCCCGCTCTTCACTCTGCGTCTCTACAGGGGGAGACAGAAGTGACTCACGCCCGAGGGGCCCGTCCTCCCACTGCACCTGCCCAGGAGGCCCACTCCAGGGAAAGTGGGGTCCCCCGGCCCTGACCTACCTGAGTGGTCCCAGGGTAGCACTTATCCATCGGCCCCCACACCGGCCTTAAGGTCTCCCCTTCAAGCTGTGTGACAGGGAGagccaggagggagggaaggctgagGTGGCAGGCGAGTTCACTGTCGAGGgccacacaacacacacacacacaccacacacacacacacagacaccagaCCCCCAAGGACTACGCGTCCTTAGAAAGCTAAAACTTGGCATTCATGAAACAAGAATAGGCCCTAAAACAGAAACAGCCTAAAAACGTCTaattcttgaaaacaaaaatataagaataatggGAATGAAAAATCCAATCAAAATGTAGGaggtaaagttgaaaaaaaaaatttttttttttcccagaaagagcagagagaagagaccaGGAGCTCCCACAGCTAATTCATagatccttctttctttctttttttttttaaattaattatttatttatttgacagagatcacaagcaggcagaggcaggcaaggggggcgcggaggggaagcaggctccccgctgagcagagagcctgatgcggggctcgatcccaggaccctgggatcatgacctgagccgaaggcagaggcttaacccactgagccccccaggcgcccctcatagaTCTTTCTGCGAGGGAACAGCCAGCAGGCCGAGGGGACGGGGAGATGCCATGTAAATACATCCCCGTGTCATCAAGACAGTTTCCCAAACGTGAGGGACATGGGTTTGCAGAAGAGGAGGAGTCAGCAAGCATCCAGGACAATGGATGGCGGAGATGAGCCCCGGATTTTGTCATCAATAAATCTCAGAACACCGAGGACCAGGACCCAAAAAACttccagaaatacaaaggaaaaagtcTGCTCTAGGAATTCAACTTTTCTCAGACCTTTCTTTGAAAGTCTTTGAAGCCAGAGGACAATGAGAATCTTCAGAATCTATGAGAAGAGTATTTCTAGTCTGGAATCCTATACCTACCCGAACTCTTAATCCTTAATACGGATTAAGACTGTTTCAGACACGTGATATCTCAGGACTACCCCCCAGGAAGCAGAGGTTCCCCTAGAGGTTGTGTTCCATCAAAATGTCCCCTGGGTGACAGGGGCTCCCCAGAGCGATGAGAAAGGGAGGTCCCAGGACAGCTGAGCAGCGAACCTCCAGGACATGCTGTCAGTGTGGGGACAGCAGGAGGGCGGGCTCTGGGAGATATGGCTCTGCAGAGACCAACAGATAAAGCACCTAATTTGTCTAAATGTACTGTCTAATGTAAAGACGCCCCCCAAATGGCCAAAAACTCATGGCGAGTGCTGGGGCAGATGTGGAACCACTGGAAGCTCACCCTCAGGGCTGATGACCGAGCAGAATGGGCCGCGACCCCTCTGAAAGTGCTGGGGTCTTACCAAACCAACCAAACGCCGACCCCATGACCCACCAGCCTGGTTGCCGgtgcaaagggaaggaaaaaaccgATGTTGACACAAAACTTATAAATGAATATTGATAGTgggacttttaaaaagattttatttatttattttggagaaagcatgaatgggggaggcccaaggggagagagaatcttgaagcagattccccactgggcacagagcctgatgcaggggctcgatcccatgactgcagaaagcagaaaccaagagttggacacttaaacggactgagccacccaggctttaaTCTATGACTCTTAGAGGCTTTATTTGTGATTGTTCCCAACCAAAAACACCCAGATTTCTCTCAGGTGCTGTGCAGACAAACTGCAGCAGCCCCCCCTACGAAGGACACCTGCCCAGCTCGGAGAAGGAACAAATGAGCTGCTGCCGCCCACGTGCCGAGAGAAGCCTCACCTGCCCCAAAGTCAGTGAGAGACCAGACGACAGGCAGCTGTCTCCACTTACAGGGCAATCTTGCAAAGGCCAAACTATCAGAACAGAAAACTCTTCGCCGGATgtcggggtgggggaagggctgacTGCACGTGAGTCCGGAGGAACTCTTGGAAGGGATGGAACTGCTCTGTTTTTCAGTTGTGGTGGGGGTTACGCAGGTGCCAACAATGATCCCGCTACAGTGGAGGGGGACTTAAAAGGCAAAATGATAGAAAAGTCACCCAAATGGCAAccatattatttaaaagattttaacgACTGAAAATGTCATTCCTCAGGTTAGAAATTTTATGATTCAAAAGCCCGGCGGTAGCCATACTGGAAGGCTGGAGGGAGCTGGTGTGTGTGCTGGAGGGCGGCGCACGGCAGCTGTTCCGAGAGCTCAGTCCTATGCTCCCACCGCAGGAACTCACCGgctgcggtgcctgggtggctcagggggttaagcctctgtctttggctcaggtcatgatctcagggtcctgggatctagccccgcatcaggctctctactcagcagggagcctgtttccctctctctctctgtctgtctctctgtctacttgtgatctctgtctgtcaaataaataaataaagtctttaaaaaaagaaaggaattcactGGCTACTGTTTAAATCTGAAAATTCAAGACAAAGCAGGATGAGCGTTGGTatttagaaacaggaaaaatcagggcgcctgggtggctcagttggttgggcgactgccttcggctcgggtcatgatcccagagtcctgggatcgagtaccacattgggctcccagctccatggggagtctgcttctccctctgaccttctcctcgctcatgctctctctcactgtctctctttcaaataaataaataaaaatcttaaaaaaaaaaaaaaaacccacaggaaaaATCAAAGGCtctggctgggaggctgggaagaTTCCGACCCTGGGGCGCGGGGATCGTGGGTGGGGCACAAGGCAGCCATTTgttggtttcaggtcttaaaaCTTTGAAGAAGCAAACTGTGTACATGCCTACCTTTGATGACATTGAAcctttttttaagtggaaacGTGACCAGTtactttaaacaacaacaacaaaggaaacaagtgGCCTTGTTTCCAAGGCACCCTCAAGGCACTTGCCAACACGGGCCTTTAAGGCACCTGCCAACACGGGCCTTCTTAGGGGCCCCCTGCCTCTGAATCGTCAGCCCCAAAAGGTGTAGCACATACTTCTCGGTGCTTCTGAGTCACTGACTCCCTTGTCTCTATGGGAATCCCCTGCACAGAGAGCGGGAGGCCTCCAGAGACCAAGGATGTGGTTCTGGCCTATCACCTCAGGCAGCCTGGCTCGTCACTGTCCCCTGGGGACATGAAGTTCGAGCTGCTGGGCTCCTGTGAGGGTTACAATGACTGAGCACATGGACACGGTATGTAGTCCGGCATGGGGCCCTTGGTGGGCGCCCAGCAGGCCGCccggggctgggagcaggggctTCTGCACTGGGTTCTTAGCTCTGGGACATGGAGGAGAGTATGAACCCCAGGCAGGCGTCCTGCTCCCCGCCACCCATCGACATATGAGCACTGAGCCACGTTCCAGAACTACTCACATGAATAAGGGACCATCTCCTCCTTTTGGTTTGTGGACGTCATGGACACGGCCAcagccacggccacggccacagAGCCCCGAGGCGACTATACAGCCAGCCCACGAGGGATGGAGCCTCAGTCTGACACTTCACCAGAAACACAGCCGATTTCTGCAGAGCCCTCACGTTCatacgcacacacgcacacacgcatgccTGCACACGCACACAGCTGGTTAACAGTTGAGGTCAAGGAGCGTGACCTCTACTCAGGCTACGGTGAGACCACCCCGGCCTCCACTGCACTCACCTGTGAGGGCTCCTCAGCCATGTCATGGTCAGGGGCTGTCTTCCCCACAGGCCCCTGAAAATAGTAGTACACCACACCTGCAGCAGTGGAGAAAGACTGAATGAAACATTTAAGAGCAAGACAATCACATGACAATGCCAGGATTTACAACGTGCCAGAAACCCCATCCTTTTAAACTGAACTGGAAATGAAAGACATTAGGTATTGAAGTGTACGAGGGGAGAC
This genomic interval from Mustela erminea isolate mMusErm1 chromosome 6, mMusErm1.Pri, whole genome shotgun sequence contains the following:
- the LOC116592692 gene encoding uncharacterized protein LOC116592692 yields the protein MVFGLGCQRERLYKPLYTAHLFILAENPQTRTRTASCPVAVTFNAGLHTGNGVVYYYFQGPVGKTAPDHDMAEEPSQLEGETLRPVWGPMDKCYPGTTQRRRVKSGKKQASEARTPKATGGLSSAAPTEETELWSQRAGEVRPPEEEAGSLGPVAKEREAAGTPGWEVSRDVGQESVAHPPEVSEEDSEEERPGGWVPQLLQKLWLDWFPAPDIPKTQNHE
- the LOC116592687 gene encoding cytochrome P450 2D15, whose protein sequence is MGLLSGVALGPLAVAVAIFLLLVDLMHRRRCWAARYPPGPVPLPLLGNLLQMDFQNTLCYFDQLRQRFGNVFTLHLAWTPFVVLNGLDAVREALVYHSEDTADRPPMPIYEHLGFKPYSQGVIMARYGREWREQRRFSLSALRNFGLGKKSLEQWVTEEASRLCDAFADYAGRPFSPRALLDKAVSNVISSLTYGRRFEYDDPQLLKLLDRLHAGVEEDQGLLREVLNSIPVLLHIPGLAGKVFSAQKAFMTLIDELVQEHRTSRDPTQPPRDLTDAFLDEVEKAKGNPKSSFNDENLSMVTSDLFAAGMVSTSTTLTWALLLMILHPDVQRRVQQEIDEVIGQARQPEMGDQAHMPFTMAVVHEVQRYGDIVPLGVPHMTTRDIEVQGFLIPKGTRLITNLSSVLKDKAAWKKPFRFDPEHFLDAEGRFVKQEAFMPFSAGRRVCLGEPLARMELFLFFTRLLQRFDFSVPPGQPRPSDHGTFSFLVTPAPYQLCAVPR